Proteins encoded in a region of the Planococcus shixiaomingii genome:
- a CDS encoding DHH family phosphoesterase, translating into MNSQIIDTIKQFDTIIIHRHVRPDPDAYGSQLGLKYLLQHNYPTKRILAAGEHDFTLDFLDFPDAVKDADFEGALVIVTDTANTERVDDQRYLQGTKVIKIDHHPNDDAYGDVVWVDISASSASELVYELFTYGQQNEGWALPNKVARLLYAGIVGDTGRFLFPSATQKTFEIAGELIKYDFDRTALYNGMYEMDRSLLHLQGYIYQNFKMDESGAAYVKITLEILKEFGVTATETSLLVSSLGNVKGMKAWVIFIEEETEIRVRLRSKGPVINELAKEFGGGGHPMASGATAYSWEEADRVIDRLIEICSS; encoded by the coding sequence TTGAACAGTCAAATCATCGACACAATTAAACAATTTGATACCATTATTATCCATAGGCACGTCCGTCCGGATCCGGATGCATACGGTTCCCAGTTAGGTTTGAAGTATTTGCTGCAGCACAATTACCCGACCAAGCGGATACTTGCTGCAGGCGAACACGATTTTACGTTGGATTTCCTTGATTTTCCAGATGCTGTGAAAGATGCAGATTTTGAAGGGGCTTTAGTCATCGTTACAGATACGGCCAATACGGAACGGGTGGACGACCAGCGCTATTTGCAAGGAACCAAAGTAATTAAAATTGATCACCATCCGAACGACGATGCCTATGGGGATGTTGTCTGGGTGGACATATCAGCAAGTTCTGCTTCAGAACTGGTTTATGAATTGTTTACATACGGACAACAAAATGAAGGCTGGGCGCTGCCGAATAAAGTGGCGCGGCTGTTATATGCGGGCATCGTTGGAGATACTGGCCGGTTCTTATTTCCTAGCGCGACACAAAAAACGTTTGAAATCGCCGGTGAATTGATCAAATATGATTTTGACCGGACTGCGTTATATAACGGCATGTATGAAATGGACCGCAGCTTGCTGCATTTGCAAGGTTATATTTACCAAAACTTTAAGATGGATGAAAGCGGCGCAGCGTATGTCAAAATCACTTTGGAAATATTGAAGGAATTTGGCGTAACAGCGACTGAGACGTCTTTGCTTGTAAGCTCACTAGGCAACGTCAAAGGCATGAAAGCTTGGGTCATCTTCATAGAAGAAGAAACGGAAATCCGGGTGCGCCTGCGTTCGAAAGGCCCAGTTATCAACGAGTTGGCCAAAGAATTTGGCGGCGGTGGACATCCGATGGCTTCTGGCGCGACAGCTTATTCATGGGAAGAAGCCGACCGCGTCATCGACCGATTGATTGAAATTTGCTCATCATGA
- a CDS encoding metal-dependent hydrolase translates to MQVSYHGHSIVKIKTGNYTILIDPFITGNGLTDLQVENEKPDAILLTHAHNDHVGDTIELATKSNAQVVAPVELANYLGSKGLNTVGMNLGGAHEFEFGTVKFTKAFHSSSYTSAEDGVIYGGMPAGILFKAEGKTIYHAGDTEVFGDMEIIGKMNAIDLAFVPIGDFFTMGPEDAAYAVSLLKPKTVVPIHYNTFPPIKQDPEHFKGLVKDTEVNVLQAGGVINI, encoded by the coding sequence ATGCAAGTTTCTTATCATGGCCATTCAATAGTGAAAATTAAAACCGGGAATTACACCATCTTGATTGATCCGTTTATCACTGGCAACGGATTGACCGATCTGCAGGTGGAAAATGAAAAACCCGACGCAATACTGCTTACACATGCCCATAACGACCATGTCGGCGATACGATCGAACTGGCAACGAAGAGCAATGCACAAGTAGTAGCTCCAGTAGAGCTTGCCAACTATTTGGGGAGCAAAGGCTTAAACACTGTAGGGATGAACCTGGGCGGGGCGCATGAATTTGAATTTGGAACTGTTAAGTTCACGAAAGCATTCCATAGCTCTTCTTATACTTCGGCAGAAGACGGCGTCATTTACGGCGGCATGCCGGCTGGAATTTTATTTAAAGCAGAAGGGAAGACCATTTACCATGCAGGAGATACGGAAGTATTTGGTGATATGGAAATCATCGGGAAGATGAATGCAATTGATTTGGCGTTTGTGCCGATCGGCGATTTTTTCACGATGGGGCCGGAAGATGCAGCTTATGCAGTCAGCCTGCTAAAACCAAAAACAGTAGTGCCCATCCACTACAATACGTTTCCTCCAATCAAACAAGACCCGGAACACTTTAAGGGACTTGTTAAAGACACTGAAGTCAACGTTCTGCAAGCCGGCGGAGTCATCAATATATAA
- a CDS encoding universal stress protein, translated as MTLKYSQILVAVDGSKEAEWAFKKSVGIAKRNNATLNLANIIDTRSFAAIEAYDRSIADRAQRFAEDLLNNYKKEAMDAGVQSVNTLVDYGSPKTLISRDIAGRVHADLIVCGATGLNAVERFLIGSVSEHIVRSAKCDVLVVRTEEPYDEIPADYETSTDIDRNFEDDGRGDKHYKVGENIDRR; from the coding sequence ATGACTTTAAAGTATTCGCAAATTTTAGTAGCGGTAGACGGATCAAAAGAAGCTGAGTGGGCTTTTAAAAAATCAGTCGGCATCGCTAAACGAAACAATGCCACTTTAAACTTGGCTAACATCATTGACACCCGGTCATTTGCGGCCATTGAGGCTTACGATCGCTCGATTGCCGATCGCGCTCAACGATTCGCGGAAGACTTGCTCAACAACTATAAAAAAGAAGCGATGGATGCTGGAGTCCAAAGCGTCAACACGCTGGTTGACTATGGCTCTCCCAAAACCCTCATTTCCAGAGATATAGCTGGAAGAGTACACGCCGATTTGATTGTTTGCGGAGCTACCGGGTTGAATGCAGTGGAACGTTTTCTGATAGGCAGCGTTTCCGAGCACATTGTCCGTTCAGCAAAATGCGACGTTCTCGTTGTCCGTACCGAAGAACCCTATGATGAAATCCCAGCCGATTATGAAACCAGCACTGACATCGACCGGAATTTCGAAGACGATGGACGCGGCGATAAACATTATAAAGTCGGAGAAAACATCGACAGACGATAA
- a CDS encoding DRTGG domain-containing protein encodes MVTKHEQILDFIEKLEVGEKISVRRIAKDLHVSEGTAYRAIKEAETKRLVSTIERVGTIRIERKKKENIERLTYAEIVNIVDGQVLGGRAGLHKSLTKFVIGAMQLEDMMRYTEAGNLLIVGNRLKAHENALRAGAAVLVTGGFDTTDAVKNLADEFALPVISTSYDTFTVATMINRAIYDQLIKKEILLIEDILIPLENTAVLHFKETIKRYNDLNEETTHGGFPVVDENQKLVGIITSRDVIGHSPTDVIEKVMTKDPITVSMQTSVAAAGHRMIWEGIDLLPVTDDHGFLKGVISRQDVLKAIQTAQRQPQQGETIDDIIKSQLRLQSSDKLTLEFRVTPQMTNAYGSMSYGAYTTILTEAAIAALKTKNRKDSVLENMAVYYLKPVQHDSVMLVRPVILDITRKSAKVDIEVSFENEIVGKALLTFQLLDR; translated from the coding sequence ATGGTGACGAAGCACGAGCAAATACTGGATTTTATTGAGAAACTGGAGGTCGGCGAGAAAATTTCGGTCCGGCGTATTGCGAAAGATCTCCATGTCAGTGAAGGAACAGCCTATCGGGCGATAAAAGAAGCCGAAACCAAACGGCTAGTCTCCACCATTGAACGAGTCGGAACCATTCGGATCGAACGGAAAAAGAAAGAAAACATCGAGCGGCTGACATACGCTGAAATCGTCAATATCGTGGACGGCCAAGTTTTGGGAGGCCGGGCAGGACTACATAAATCATTAACGAAATTTGTCATCGGGGCCATGCAGCTTGAAGACATGATGCGCTATACCGAAGCAGGGAATCTGTTGATTGTCGGCAACCGGCTGAAAGCGCATGAAAATGCCCTAAGAGCAGGCGCGGCAGTGCTCGTGACGGGCGGATTTGACACGACAGATGCGGTTAAAAATCTGGCCGATGAGTTTGCACTTCCGGTTATCTCAACAAGCTATGACACGTTTACGGTAGCGACAATGATCAACCGGGCCATTTATGACCAGCTGATCAAAAAAGAGATTTTGCTGATAGAAGATATATTAATTCCGCTGGAAAATACCGCCGTCCTGCATTTTAAAGAAACGATTAAGCGGTATAATGACTTAAACGAAGAAACTACACACGGCGGCTTTCCAGTGGTCGATGAAAACCAGAAATTGGTCGGTATCATTACGTCTCGGGATGTCATCGGCCATAGCCCAACGGACGTAATCGAGAAAGTCATGACGAAAGATCCCATTACGGTTTCCATGCAGACAAGTGTGGCCGCAGCCGGGCACCGCATGATTTGGGAAGGCATCGATTTGCTGCCGGTTACGGATGACCACGGCTTTTTAAAGGGCGTTATCAGCCGCCAGGACGTTTTAAAAGCGATTCAAACTGCACAACGACAGCCGCAGCAAGGTGAAACAATCGATGATATCATCAAAAGCCAATTGCGCCTCCAGTCGTCTGATAAATTGACATTGGAATTCCGTGTCACACCGCAAATGACCAATGCTTACGGTTCCATGTCATACGGCGCCTACACCACCATACTGACTGAGGCTGCCATTGCGGCGCTAAAAACAAAAAACCGCAAAGACAGCGTGTTGGAGAATATGGCAGTTTATTACTTAAAGCCTGTCCAGCATGATTCGGTCATGCTTGTCCGGCCGGTCATCTTGGATATTACGCGAAAATCTGCAAAAGTGGACATTGAAGTTTCCTTTGAAAACGAAATTGTCGGCAAAGCGCTGCTGACATTCCAGCTTTTGGATCGCTAA
- a CDS encoding YtpI family protein codes for MKILVFLSVILITLSFAVYFYYKTKQFRTSLPIRKKWYTSMASVALGSFVMFFGINQLLLFHTVVTYIIAGIFVILGLGLIVYNFKAAKHYKQFLAEEARLNK; via the coding sequence ATGAAAATATTAGTGTTTTTAAGTGTAATTTTGATTACTTTGTCGTTTGCGGTTTATTTTTATTATAAAACAAAGCAGTTCCGTACGTCTTTGCCAATCCGCAAAAAATGGTACACATCTATGGCATCGGTTGCCCTTGGCAGCTTCGTCATGTTCTTTGGAATCAATCAGCTGTTGCTATTCCATACAGTCGTAACCTATATTATTGCCGGTATTTTTGTTATTCTCGGCTTAGGTTTAATCGTCTACAATTTCAAGGCAGCCAAGCACTACAAACAGTTTCTTGCTGAAGAAGCACGGCTGAATAAATAA
- the dnaE gene encoding DNA polymerase III subunit alpha, producing MVYPYISTSADLLKSTVRLDELFPFLKEQGTASVAIVNTKMYGILPFWEACSRAGIHGVIGFSTCIEFEELTLPIVLYAKTNEGYSNLLKISSALATRDKKAIPEQWLKAYKNGLICVVPNKIEWVMTDRTPAFRYVKSIFGGDCFGSVERPGGEKSPEETAFLQTCQAAEMSIIATQESRYMKEQDAFAFEVASAIGQGLKLNDPQRERPVHTKAYVPAAEELRAWFSDQPEWLEETARMLENCQVTIPMNRQLLPVFPLAESVDRSQYIAELCKKGLEERIPNYSSDYQNRLDYELSVIGKMGYIDYFLIVTDFMKFARDNEILTGPGRGSSASSLVAFSLRITDVDPLEHGLLFERFLNPERVTLPDIDIDFADYRRHEVVEYVARKYGEARTAQIITFGTLSAKAVARDTARVFGFEAEELDAISKMIPNRPGTTLKSALKESPHLNNWIVEKEERKTWFKTAIKLEGLPRHASTHAAGVILSPSPLVDHVPIEKGNEGIYITQWPMQDLEAVGLLKMDFLGLRNLTLLEHIRRLMLFDKKVRIDYRKLPLTDPETFSLLAHGDTTGVFQLESDGMRRALKEIRPTAFGDIVAVNALFRPGPMEFIHLYAKRKHRKEKVVYVHPILEPILKETHGVIVYQEQIMQIAAAMAGFSYGEADLLRRAVSKKKREILDEERLHFVRGALSKGFPESAATAVYDLIVRFADYGFPKSHAVAYSMISYQLAYMKTHYAVYFYAALLSTNTGNAEKIKALLQEIKEKKIPLLPPSVQKSTGSFTVENGKIRIGLSSVKGVPATAIKALLSARKEGAFSSMFNIAERISAIHFTRKAFEPLIKAGALDDFELDRGILLASLDSAVKHAELVKPDEEPGLFDDMGTSFMKPKYAQASPIPDNLKLDFEKDVLGFYLSPHPIESEKEKRNKPYADLNGVKNRRDKELVTVLGLVEDIKRIRTKKGDAMAFVTLQDETGPASLTLFPAEYAKYNALLEPHAMLEVHGVIENRNQQSAIICKSIHL from the coding sequence ATGGTTTATCCGTATATAAGCACGTCGGCTGATTTGCTGAAAAGCACGGTGCGCCTAGACGAACTATTCCCTTTTTTAAAGGAACAGGGCACAGCTTCAGTTGCAATCGTCAATACGAAAATGTACGGCATTCTTCCTTTTTGGGAAGCGTGCAGCCGCGCAGGCATTCATGGGGTTATCGGCTTTTCGACATGCATTGAATTTGAAGAACTGACGCTTCCGATTGTGCTATATGCCAAAACGAATGAAGGCTACAGCAATCTTTTGAAAATTTCGAGTGCGCTGGCGACGCGTGATAAAAAAGCGATTCCGGAACAATGGCTGAAAGCATACAAAAATGGGTTGATTTGCGTTGTGCCAAACAAAATAGAGTGGGTGATGACTGACCGGACTCCGGCCTTTCGTTACGTGAAATCCATTTTCGGAGGCGATTGTTTCGGCAGCGTAGAACGTCCAGGCGGCGAAAAGTCTCCTGAAGAAACTGCATTTTTGCAAACATGCCAAGCAGCGGAGATGTCCATTATTGCGACACAGGAAAGCCGCTATATGAAGGAGCAGGATGCTTTTGCGTTTGAAGTGGCTTCTGCCATCGGCCAAGGATTAAAGCTGAACGACCCACAGCGTGAGCGCCCTGTGCATACAAAAGCGTACGTCCCTGCAGCGGAAGAACTCCGCGCTTGGTTCTCTGACCAGCCCGAATGGCTGGAAGAAACAGCGCGCATGCTCGAAAACTGCCAAGTTACGATTCCGATGAACCGGCAATTGCTCCCGGTCTTTCCTTTAGCAGAGAGCGTTGATCGTTCTCAATATATTGCTGAACTTTGCAAAAAAGGATTGGAAGAACGGATTCCCAATTATTCCAGTGACTATCAGAACCGGTTGGACTATGAGCTGTCGGTCATCGGAAAAATGGGCTATATCGATTATTTCTTGATCGTGACGGATTTTATGAAATTTGCCCGAGACAATGAAATTTTAACCGGACCTGGACGGGGATCTTCTGCAAGTTCGCTCGTTGCTTTTTCGTTGCGAATTACGGATGTTGATCCTCTCGAACACGGCTTGCTGTTTGAACGGTTTTTAAATCCGGAGCGGGTGACGCTGCCGGATATCGACATTGACTTTGCGGATTACCGGCGCCACGAAGTGGTGGAATACGTAGCTCGTAAATACGGGGAAGCGCGCACCGCACAAATTATCACGTTCGGAACGCTATCGGCTAAAGCGGTAGCCAGGGATACGGCGCGGGTTTTTGGTTTTGAGGCGGAAGAACTTGACGCCATATCGAAAATGATACCGAACCGGCCGGGCACCACATTAAAATCCGCTTTGAAAGAATCCCCTCACTTGAACAATTGGATTGTTGAAAAAGAAGAACGCAAAACCTGGTTCAAAACAGCTATAAAGCTGGAAGGGTTGCCGCGCCATGCATCTACGCATGCTGCCGGGGTCATATTAAGCCCATCTCCGCTTGTGGACCATGTGCCGATTGAAAAAGGCAATGAAGGAATTTATATAACGCAATGGCCGATGCAGGACCTTGAAGCGGTCGGCTTGTTGAAAATGGATTTTTTAGGGCTGCGAAATTTAACGCTTCTTGAACACATCCGGCGTTTGATGCTGTTCGATAAAAAAGTGCGGATCGATTACAGGAAACTGCCGTTGACCGATCCAGAAACCTTTTCTTTGCTGGCTCATGGAGATACAACCGGTGTTTTCCAATTGGAATCGGATGGAATGAGGCGGGCACTGAAAGAAATCCGGCCGACTGCATTTGGCGACATTGTCGCCGTCAATGCCTTGTTCCGTCCAGGTCCGATGGAGTTTATCCATTTGTATGCTAAACGCAAGCACAGGAAAGAAAAGGTTGTTTACGTTCATCCCATACTGGAGCCGATTTTAAAAGAAACGCATGGCGTCATTGTCTATCAGGAACAAATCATGCAGATTGCTGCTGCAATGGCCGGGTTTTCATACGGAGAAGCGGATTTGCTGCGACGGGCAGTCAGCAAAAAGAAACGGGAAATTTTGGACGAAGAACGCCTTCATTTTGTCCGCGGAGCTTTATCAAAAGGCTTTCCAGAATCAGCCGCGACCGCGGTATATGATCTGATCGTCCGATTTGCAGATTACGGCTTTCCGAAAAGCCACGCCGTTGCCTACAGCATGATTTCCTATCAATTGGCCTATATGAAAACCCATTACGCTGTTTACTTTTACGCGGCGCTGTTGTCGACAAATACCGGCAATGCGGAAAAGATCAAAGCGCTGTTGCAGGAAATAAAAGAAAAGAAAATACCGTTGCTTCCCCCGTCTGTCCAGAAGAGCACTGGCTCTTTTACTGTAGAAAACGGCAAGATCCGCATTGGCTTGAGTTCGGTGAAAGGGGTGCCGGCAACTGCCATCAAAGCGCTTCTCTCGGCACGAAAAGAAGGGGCATTCAGCAGCATGTTCAATATCGCCGAACGCATTTCCGCCATCCACTTTACGCGCAAAGCATTTGAACCTTTGATTAAAGCGGGAGCGCTTGATGATTTTGAGTTGGACCGTGGCATACTGTTAGCTTCACTGGACAGCGCTGTCAAGCATGCGGAACTTGTAAAACCCGATGAAGAACCCGGCCTCTTCGACGACATGGGGACAAGCTTCATGAAACCGAAATATGCCCAGGCTTCTCCAATACCAGACAACTTGAAATTGGATTTTGAGAAAGACGTTCTCGGGTTTTATTTGTCTCCTCACCCTATTGAAAGTGAGAAGGAAAAACGCAACAAGCCGTACGCTGATTTGAACGGAGTGAAAAACCGGAGGGACAAAGAACTGGTCACTGTTCTTGGGCTAGTTGAGGACATCAAACGAATCAGGACGAAAAAGGGTGATGCCATGGCCTTTGTGACCTTGCAGGACGAAACCGGACCGGCTTCTCTGACTCTTTTCCCGGCAGAATACGCGAAATACAATGCATTGTTGGAACCTCACGCCATGCTGGAAGTACATGGTGTCATCGAAAATCGCAACCAGCAAAGCGCTATCATATGCAAATCCATACACCTTTGA
- a CDS encoding tetratricopeptide repeat protein, which yields MKNIFKYSLYVTLFIISAFLSVFLIFSQGMENGFKTAVLLIVLCFSVVCISIVGIVIGNLNFLLIHRRLDAVIITALSGILAVFIGAAALGNIVSGDRLDGKEAGISEKLWLLKSEFTQNPVQKNLVEKEVNGITYFYRITDEQLVEQFDSLLLEEQGIFDQYFGKQKNGENPLAIELHENKKAMHPGSLLEGAGGYYNELTETLHIDIEQKFWGDLLLHEYTHYRIDQFLTEHGIASGNTPQWFQEGVSEFMGSGRGELASHYKPMKTVDFHLLDDNGGFHASASGNFDPYKQGWWAVDSLVQNYGEKTISELLLSESIDEFYKKIEALTQQSTADFQGTFLDELINGREDIRKKITQVYKAMKAQKYTEAKTIASQIKATGRRDDKVLGAGMLIDIYLLEGLYDEAITEQKSIIRKGDEWSQINGWLLLGELYLMSEPDKALMYVQKANEAIDSEHSRAEGVAKMAEAYKKINTGRSLEGYKMLLEQDLLSKEAIKEDLAQQLKR from the coding sequence TCAAGGCATGGAAAATGGTTTTAAAACAGCTGTTTTGTTGATTGTGCTTTGTTTTTCTGTGGTTTGCATCAGTATAGTGGGCATTGTAATAGGAAATTTGAATTTCCTGCTGATTCATAGAAGATTAGACGCTGTTATCATAACGGCCTTATCGGGCATCCTTGCCGTTTTTATTGGAGCGGCGGCTTTAGGGAATATTGTGAGTGGTGACAGGTTAGATGGGAAAGAAGCAGGCATATCCGAGAAACTGTGGTTATTGAAAAGCGAATTTACACAAAATCCGGTTCAAAAAAATCTAGTGGAAAAAGAAGTGAATGGCATTACGTATTTTTACCGAATCACCGATGAACAGCTTGTAGAGCAATTTGATAGTTTACTGCTTGAGGAACAAGGCATATTCGATCAGTATTTCGGCAAGCAAAAAAATGGAGAGAACCCGTTAGCAATTGAATTGCACGAAAACAAAAAAGCGATGCACCCAGGTTCATTATTGGAAGGGGCAGGCGGCTACTACAATGAACTGACGGAAACGCTTCATATTGATATAGAGCAAAAGTTCTGGGGCGATCTATTGCTTCATGAGTATACGCATTATCGAATTGATCAATTTTTAACAGAGCATGGAATAGCATCCGGAAATACCCCGCAATGGTTCCAAGAAGGTGTTTCGGAGTTTATGGGAAGCGGCAGAGGTGAGCTGGCATCTCATTACAAACCCATGAAGACGGTGGATTTTCATTTGTTGGATGACAATGGAGGTTTCCACGCTTCAGCCAGCGGAAATTTCGATCCGTATAAGCAAGGGTGGTGGGCTGTAGATTCACTCGTTCAGAATTACGGCGAGAAAACGATATCTGAACTGTTGCTTTCGGAATCGATAGACGAATTTTATAAGAAGATTGAAGCGCTCACACAGCAAAGTACGGCCGATTTTCAAGGGACGTTTTTAGATGAATTGATAAATGGCAGGGAAGACATTCGAAAGAAAATAACCCAAGTGTACAAAGCGATGAAAGCACAGAAATACACCGAAGCAAAAACCATTGCCTCCCAAATCAAAGCTACTGGACGACGGGATGATAAGGTCCTTGGTGCCGGGATGTTAATCGATATTTACCTTCTGGAAGGACTGTATGACGAAGCGATTACAGAACAAAAGTCGATAATCAGAAAAGGGGATGAATGGTCTCAGATAAATGGTTGGCTGCTGTTAGGCGAGCTTTACTTGATGTCTGAACCCGATAAAGCATTGATGTATGTTCAAAAGGCAAATGAAGCTATTGACTCCGAACATTCCAGAGCTGAAGGCGTCGCAAAAATGGCCGAAGCCTATAAAAAAATAAATACGGGCCGTTCGCTGGAAGGGTATAAAATGTTGCTTGAACAAGATCTTTTATCAAAGGAGGCCATCAAAGAAGATCTAGCCCAGCAACTTAAAAGGTAA
- the ald gene encoding alanine dehydrogenase has product MRIGVPTEVKNNENRVAMTPAGVVNLGLFGHEVFIEAGAGLGSGFTDEDYKNAGAQIVPTAQEAWAQEMIMKVKEPVPAEYGYFREGMILFTYLHLAPEAELTKALLDAKVIGIAYETVQLPNNTLPLLTPMSEVAGKMSTQIGAQFLEKIHGGGGILLGGIPGVSRGKVTVIGGGVAGTHAAKVAVGMGANVTILDLNPDRLRQLDDLFGQDVQTLISNPLNIADSVKESDLVVGAVLIPGAKAPKLVTEEMIKSMKPGSVVVDIAIDQGGIFETSDRITTHDNPTYLKHDVVHYAVANMPGAVPRTSTIGLTNVTVPYAVQIANKGFKEAVLQNEALKKGVNTYEGHVTYKAVADDQGLEYKSVDELLA; this is encoded by the coding sequence ATGCGTATTGGTGTACCGACTGAAGTAAAAAACAATGAAAACCGAGTAGCAATGACACCAGCTGGAGTTGTTAACTTGGGGCTGTTCGGCCATGAAGTGTTTATCGAAGCGGGAGCAGGACTAGGTTCAGGCTTTACGGATGAAGATTATAAAAATGCCGGAGCGCAAATTGTGCCGACCGCACAAGAGGCTTGGGCACAGGAAATGATCATGAAAGTAAAAGAACCGGTTCCTGCTGAGTATGGCTATTTCCGCGAAGGCATGATTTTGTTTACGTACCTTCATCTAGCTCCAGAAGCTGAGTTAACAAAAGCATTACTTGATGCAAAAGTTATCGGCATCGCATACGAAACAGTACAACTTCCAAACAATACTTTGCCATTGCTTACACCGATGAGCGAAGTAGCCGGCAAAATGTCAACACAAATCGGAGCGCAATTCCTTGAAAAAATTCACGGGGGCGGCGGAATTTTACTTGGTGGTATTCCTGGCGTTTCCCGTGGCAAAGTAACTGTAATCGGCGGCGGTGTTGCTGGTACGCACGCTGCGAAAGTTGCAGTTGGTATGGGCGCAAACGTGACGATCCTCGACTTGAACCCGGATCGCCTTCGCCAATTGGACGATTTGTTCGGGCAAGACGTACAGACGCTTATTTCAAATCCATTAAATATCGCTGACTCAGTAAAAGAATCGGATTTGGTAGTAGGAGCTGTATTGATTCCAGGAGCGAAAGCGCCTAAATTGGTGACGGAAGAAATGATCAAGTCGATGAAGCCGGGATCAGTCGTGGTCGATATCGCAATCGACCAAGGCGGAATTTTCGAAACGAGCGATCGCATCACAACTCACGATAACCCGACATACTTGAAGCACGACGTGGTTCACTATGCAGTTGCCAATATGCCAGGAGCGGTTCCGCGCACGTCAACAATCGGCTTGACGAATGTTACGGTTCCTTACGCTGTGCAGATTGCGAACAAAGGCTTTAAAGAAGCGGTTCTTCAAAACGAAGCGTTGAAAAAAGGCGTGAACACGTACGAAGGTCATGTAACTTATAAAGCAGTAGCTGACGATCAAGGACTGGAATACAAATCAGTCGACGAATTGTTGGCATAA
- a CDS encoding M24 family metallopeptidase, translating to MNKIQQLQSYLKEQSIDAAFITNPDNVFYVSGFQSNPHERLLGVMVFQQAEPFLICPQMEMPDAKSAGWSGEIVGHVDTENAMEVLHRTASSRGVALSKLAIEKSHMTVDRYDALISLFGSIEFVQLDDKINALRVVKDEEELQILREAAALADYAIEVGTKAIKEGITEIEVMTEIELALKKRGVTHMSFDTTVLSGPKAASPHGKTGDRKIQKGDLVLFDLGVIHKGYCSDITRTVAFGEPNEEQKAVYDVVLQAELAAVNAVKPGITAAELDQTARQVIEDAGYGEFFTHRLGHGLGISVHEFPSLHGSNDMKMESGMVFTIEPGVYVPGKVGVRIEDDVAVTADGVEVLTKFPKELLIL from the coding sequence ATGAATAAAATTCAGCAATTGCAAAGTTATTTAAAAGAACAATCGATTGATGCGGCTTTTATTACAAATCCGGACAACGTTTTTTACGTCAGCGGGTTCCAGAGCAATCCACATGAGCGCCTGCTTGGTGTCATGGTGTTTCAACAAGCCGAACCGTTTCTCATTTGTCCGCAAATGGAAATGCCGGATGCGAAAAGTGCCGGTTGGAGCGGCGAAATTGTCGGCCACGTCGATACGGAAAACGCCATGGAAGTGCTTCACCGCACAGCTTCAAGCCGCGGTGTCGCTTTAAGCAAGCTGGCGATTGAGAAATCGCACATGACCGTGGACCGCTATGACGCGTTGATTTCCCTTTTTGGCAGCATTGAGTTTGTCCAACTAGATGACAAAATTAATGCCTTGCGAGTCGTAAAAGACGAAGAAGAACTTCAGATTTTACGCGAAGCGGCAGCACTTGCCGATTACGCCATTGAAGTCGGAACGAAGGCCATCAAAGAAGGCATCACTGAAATTGAAGTGATGACAGAAATCGAACTGGCGCTAAAAAAACGCGGCGTTACGCACATGTCGTTCGACACGACTGTCCTTAGCGGCCCGAAAGCAGCATCGCCCCATGGCAAAACCGGCGACCGTAAAATCCAAAAAGGCGATTTAGTTTTGTTCGACCTTGGCGTTATCCACAAAGGTTACTGTTCAGACATTACTCGCACAGTGGCATTCGGTGAGCCAAACGAAGAGCAAAAAGCGGTTTATGATGTTGTGCTGCAAGCTGAATTGGCTGCAGTGAATGCGGTTAAACCGGGCATCACGGCTGCCGAACTTGACCAAACAGCCCGCCAGGTTATCGAAGACGCTGGTTACGGCGAGTTCTTCACCCACCGCCTTGGCCACGGCCTTGGCATTTCTGTCCATGAGTTCCCATCGTTGCATGGCTCAAACGATATGAAAATGGAATCCGGCATGGTCTTCACGATTGAACCTGGCGTTTATGTGCCTGGCAAAGTCGGCGTTCGCATCGAAGACGATGTTGCGGTTACTGCAGACGGCGTCGAAGTGCTGACGAAATTCCCGAAAGAACTTCTAATTTTATAA